A single genomic interval of Amycolatopsis albispora harbors:
- a CDS encoding Lrp/AsnC family transcriptional regulator produces the protein MAEPDEIDRRLITLLREDGRRTYSDMAGIVGLSVAAVKRRVNRLQETGVITGFTVQVDHTKLGWGVEAFTEVRYAGTTRVADIVGSASVLPEVAAIYTIAGDPDALVQVRVRDVAHLQQVIDQLRAGGSIAGTKTLLVLGAWTRT, from the coding sequence ATGGCGGAACCCGACGAGATCGACCGTCGGCTGATCACCCTGCTGCGGGAAGACGGGCGGCGGACCTACTCGGACATGGCGGGCATCGTCGGGCTCTCCGTGGCGGCGGTGAAGCGGCGGGTGAACCGGCTGCAGGAGACCGGCGTGATCACCGGGTTCACCGTGCAGGTCGACCACACGAAGCTCGGCTGGGGCGTCGAGGCGTTCACCGAGGTGCGGTACGCGGGCACAACGCGGGTGGCGGACATCGTCGGGAGCGCGAGCGTGCTGCCCGAGGTGGCCGCCATCTACACGATCGCGGGCGACCCGGACGCGCTCGTGCAGGTCCGCGTCCGGGACGTGGCACACCTGCAGCAGGTCATCGACCAGTTGCGCGCCGGTGGCTCCATCGCGGGCACCAAGACCCTGCTGGTGCTCGGCGCCTGGACACGCACCTGA
- a CDS encoding indolepyruvate ferredoxin oxidoreductase family protein, whose product MTVPTTVTLDDRYAAERGRALLTGIQALVRLTLEQRRLDTERGFDTRVFVSGYQGSPLGGLDSELVRSKRFLDPAGVVFQPGVNEELAATAVAGTQTLGQLPGRRHDGVTGFWYGKNPGLDRAADAIRHGNLAGTATLGGAVAIIGDDPASKSSTVPSSCEPMAQSLGTPLLAPGTVGEIIELGLHAVALSRASGLWTGLKIVADNADASATIDVGGLRLGIPMPPAQPRPTAGALVGPAALDAEHDLLTRRLDLARAYARETGLNRAVFAPAGARFGVLASGTGFAVLQRALDDLGLDEAAMEHLGIRLIRLAMPWPIDAEELRRLTADLDEVLVVEDKVPFLEEHLKAALYRVPGAPLVVGRFDERNRPLLTARGQLSAEDVARAVAARAGHERLPRTATVHLSAIEPRRPARIGLPMAGAARTPYFCSGCPHNTSTRTADGTLVGVGIGCHTMIAIDSTGRGTQIGLTQMGGEGAQWLGLAPFTDDRHFVQNLGDGTFHHSGSLAIRQAVAGGARMTYKLLYNDAVAMTGGQQAIGRLSVPEITRLLATEGVRRIIVTADDPAKYRGVTLDPIASVRHRDQFAEAEAELAAVDGVTVLIHDDRCAAEERRLRKRGKLPTPAGKVVINERVCEGCGDCGDQSTCLSVQPVATEFGRKTRIHQPSCNSDFSCLKGDCPSFLLVEPGTVERSVPPLPVALTEPEPRFDDDQTLIRMPGIGGTGVVTASQILQMAAHLDGRFAAGLEQVGLAQKGGPVVSDIRIAKQPVRGALRASRGTADVLIGFDVLGAAEAANLAVARTGHAVAVLNTAIVPTAAMVSGRVPLPGTADEAVGQIADAVGEVVAIDAQSLAEALFGDHMPTNMVLLGAAYQSGCLPVSAESMEEAIRLNGAAVEQTLAAFRWGRAAVLDPVAVREAAQPRVAGSRAEGLDEVLAVRVDDLAGYQDAVLAGRYAAEVRRVAALVDGVDPDGRIAVAYARGLHRLLAYKDEYEVARLHLDPVEKARRDAEFGPDAKVSVLLHPPVLRALGMKNKIRLSGRTAEAAFRGLRAMKGLRGTAFDVFGYAKVRRVERRLVAEYQAFVRAALERLTAENLDRVVAIVELAEEVKGYEKIKLATIERFRAKAAEALGAL is encoded by the coding sequence TTGACCGTCCCCACCACGGTGACCCTCGACGACCGCTACGCCGCCGAGCGCGGCCGGGCGCTCCTCACCGGGATCCAGGCCCTGGTCCGCCTCACCCTCGAGCAGCGCCGCCTGGACACCGAGCGCGGCTTCGACACCCGGGTCTTCGTCTCCGGTTACCAGGGCTCGCCGCTGGGCGGACTGGATTCCGAACTGGTGCGGTCCAAGCGCTTCCTCGACCCCGCGGGCGTGGTTTTCCAGCCGGGGGTGAACGAGGAACTCGCCGCCACCGCCGTCGCCGGGACCCAGACGCTCGGACAGCTGCCCGGGCGACGGCACGACGGCGTCACGGGGTTCTGGTACGGCAAGAACCCCGGCCTCGACCGCGCGGCGGACGCGATCCGGCACGGCAACCTCGCCGGCACCGCGACCCTCGGCGGCGCCGTCGCGATCATCGGTGACGACCCGGCGTCGAAGTCGTCCACCGTGCCGAGTTCGTGTGAGCCGATGGCGCAGAGCCTGGGCACGCCGCTGCTCGCGCCCGGCACGGTCGGGGAAATCATCGAACTCGGGCTGCACGCCGTCGCGTTGTCTCGTGCGTCGGGCCTGTGGACCGGGCTGAAGATCGTGGCGGACAACGCCGACGCCTCCGCCACCATCGACGTCGGCGGCCTGCGGCTGGGCATCCCGATGCCGCCCGCGCAACCCCGTCCCACCGCGGGCGCGCTCGTCGGGCCCGCCGCGCTCGACGCCGAGCACGACCTGCTCACCCGGCGACTCGACCTCGCCCGCGCCTACGCCCGCGAAACCGGGCTCAACCGGGCCGTGTTCGCGCCCGCGGGTGCGCGGTTCGGCGTGCTCGCCAGCGGCACCGGCTTCGCGGTCCTTCAGCGCGCGCTCGACGACCTCGGGCTCGACGAGGCGGCCATGGAGCACCTCGGGATCCGGCTGATCCGGCTCGCGATGCCGTGGCCGATCGACGCCGAGGAACTGCGGCGGCTCACCGCGGACCTCGACGAGGTGCTGGTGGTCGAGGACAAGGTGCCGTTCCTGGAGGAGCACCTCAAAGCGGCGCTCTACCGGGTGCCGGGCGCGCCGCTGGTGGTCGGGCGGTTCGACGAGCGGAACCGGCCGCTGCTCACCGCGCGGGGGCAGCTCTCGGCCGAGGACGTCGCGCGGGCCGTGGCCGCGCGTGCCGGGCACGAGCGGTTGCCGCGCACGGCGACGGTGCACCTGTCGGCGATCGAGCCGCGCAGGCCCGCGCGCATCGGGCTGCCGATGGCCGGTGCGGCGCGCACCCCGTACTTCTGCTCGGGCTGCCCGCACAACACCTCCACCAGGACCGCCGACGGGACGCTGGTCGGTGTCGGGATCGGCTGCCACACCATGATCGCGATCGACAGCACGGGCCGCGGCACGCAGATCGGCCTGACGCAGATGGGCGGCGAGGGCGCGCAGTGGCTCGGCCTCGCCCCGTTCACCGACGACCGGCACTTCGTGCAGAACCTCGGCGACGGGACCTTCCACCACTCCGGTTCACTGGCGATCCGGCAGGCCGTGGCAGGTGGGGCGAGGATGACCTACAAGCTGCTCTACAACGACGCCGTCGCGATGACCGGCGGGCAGCAGGCGATCGGGCGGTTGTCCGTCCCGGAGATCACCCGGCTGCTCGCCACCGAGGGCGTTCGCCGGATCATCGTCACCGCGGACGACCCCGCCAAGTACCGCGGTGTCACGCTCGACCCGATCGCGTCGGTGCGGCACCGCGACCAGTTCGCCGAGGCGGAGGCCGAGCTGGCGGCGGTCGACGGGGTCACCGTGCTGATCCACGACGACCGTTGCGCCGCCGAGGAGCGACGGCTGCGCAAGCGCGGCAAGCTGCCCACCCCGGCCGGGAAAGTCGTGATCAACGAGCGGGTGTGCGAGGGCTGCGGGGACTGCGGGGACCAGTCGACCTGCCTGTCGGTGCAGCCCGTGGCGACGGAGTTCGGCCGCAAGACACGCATCCACCAGCCCTCGTGCAACTCGGACTTCTCCTGCCTGAAGGGCGACTGCCCGTCGTTCCTGCTCGTGGAGCCGGGAACGGTGGAACGTTCCGTGCCGCCGCTGCCGGTCGCGCTGACCGAGCCCGAGCCGCGTTTCGACGACGACCAGACGCTGATCCGGATGCCGGGCATCGGCGGCACCGGGGTGGTCACCGCCTCGCAGATCCTGCAGATGGCCGCGCACCTGGACGGGCGGTTCGCCGCGGGGCTGGAGCAGGTGGGGCTGGCGCAGAAGGGCGGCCCGGTCGTCTCCGACATCCGGATCGCCAAGCAGCCGGTCCGGGGCGCGCTGCGGGCCTCGCGCGGCACCGCCGACGTCCTCATCGGCTTCGACGTCCTCGGTGCGGCCGAAGCGGCGAACCTCGCCGTGGCACGGACCGGGCACGCGGTCGCGGTGCTGAACACCGCGATCGTGCCGACGGCGGCGATGGTCAGCGGCCGGGTGCCGCTGCCGGGGACCGCGGACGAGGCGGTCGGGCAGATCGCCGATGCGGTGGGCGAGGTGGTCGCGATCGACGCGCAATCGCTGGCCGAGGCCCTGTTCGGCGACCACATGCCGACCAACATGGTGTTGCTCGGTGCCGCGTACCAGTCCGGCTGCCTGCCGGTGTCCGCGGAGTCGATGGAGGAGGCGATCCGGCTGAACGGCGCCGCGGTCGAGCAGACCCTGGCCGCGTTCCGCTGGGGCCGGGCCGCGGTGCTGGACCCCGTCGCGGTGCGGGAGGCGGCGCAGCCGCGGGTCGCTGGGTCGCGGGCCGAAGGGCTCGACGAGGTGCTGGCGGTCCGGGTCGACGACCTCGCCGGATACCAGGACGCGGTGCTGGCCGGTCGCTACGCGGCCGAGGTGCGCCGGGTCGCCGCGCTGGTGGACGGTGTCGATCCCGACGGCCGGATCGCCGTCGCCTACGCCCGCGGGCTGCACCGGCTGCTGGCGTACAAGGACGAGTACGAGGTCGCGCGGCTGCACCTCGATCCGGTCGAGAAGGCCCGGCGTGACGCCGAATTCGGGCCGGACGCGAAGGTTTCGGTGCTGCTGCACCCGCCGGTGCTGCGTGCGCTGGGCATGAAGAACAAGATCCGGCTGTCCGGGCGTACCGCGGAGGCGGCGTTCCGCGGACTGCGGGCGATGAAAGGCTTGCGCGGCACCGCTTTCGACGTCTTCGGTTACGCGAAGGTCCGCCGGGTGGAGCGCCGGTTGGTCGCCGAGTACCAGGCG